Genomic DNA from Telopea speciosissima isolate NSW1024214 ecotype Mountain lineage chromosome 2, Tspe_v1, whole genome shotgun sequence:
ACATCAAATCGTGAGCGTGAGTGCACGAGTGAGTTGTTAGATTAGTGTCACATCGATGATGTTgatgagagaaggaaaaaaaatgagattttaaaaaggtgtacccaatgcacaaggctcccgcctcTGCCAGGTCtagagagggtcataatgtacacatccttacccctgctttaacagaggctgtttccagactcaaacccgtgattTCCCACCAGGGTGAGCATGATCGCAAGTGTTTCGATAGCACCGGGAAAAATTGTAGCTCAATGAAAATCCTATTTCACGTTGGTTAGTGGATGCGTCTATTTTTGTGTGAACAGTTCGATCCAACAAGATTTTCATAAGTAAGACCGAGTCAGGCCTAGATCTAGGCCTCAGCCCAGTCCAGCCTTAGCTCAGGCTTGAAATCTCAACCATGGCCCAGCCCAGGCCCACCTGACAAAAGGCGGACTTGCACTCGAGCTTacgggccaaacttgcaccccctaCATTGCACTTCTAATTAAATCCAGTTTACTCCTATTCTTGCATTCCGAAAATACCAGCAAGCCTTGAGGCACGTTTATGAGCAAAGCTGCCTCACAATCAGAAACCAGTCAAAAACTGGACCTGCAATCTCTGCACAAGGAGGATGCCATCATGGATAGCTTCTACCTCCATAGCAGAAGCATAGAAACCAACAACTAATCTACTTTTTACATAACTGAACTATTGCTGCATCTGCTGGATTGCCTTCCATCCTTGTCAGTACTAGAGACCTTACCAGAATTAGTGAATGATTCTAACTCATTTTTTATGAACATTTTTCTTCCAGATCATTACCAACAAATGCATCATGAGGGGGGGAAAATGGAGTTTTATTGACAATTCTGAAAAATAATAGAGAATGGAAAATGGACCATTACAAGCATAAGCATGTAAACCACAAGAGCAAAAAATTACAGGATACTACACACCAGGATGCGTCGAATGTAAGGGAAGCTGGCAAGTTCCACGTCCCAGTAACCAATTTGGCTTGGCTGGGTCCAAGGCCGAATCGAGTCATTTCCTTGAGCCCCAGGTCCTTTCCACATttacaaaaaaacaatttactAGGACCTGGAAGCGCTCTCTTGTCCCTTGAGCTAATTTTGGCAATCTCTGAACTGCTGCACATTGATCTGTGCTTCTTTTATGGCCCATATTCTCGGCTCCTCTCATATTCTTGGCTATTCCCATATTCTTGGCTTCTCCAGCTATTTTCACTAAAGAAACCTGAACTGTAGTCTTGACTGCCAAACGCCATCCTCTGAAACATCCTGATTTGTGCAGATTGTGGTGCGGAGTAGAGTTTGCTTTCACCTGGTCTCAAACCATTAGTTAGATCTGTGGTCTCTCCTGTACAGTCGAAAGCTCGTACCACctgagggggaaaaaaactcTTGCACCATTTCAGTTTCTACCCCAAAGTAAGGTAAACAAACATTTTAATGCAAGATTTGAGTCCACTTTGCAATTGAGAATTATTTACCTGCCCCATTCGAGGTCTCTTTGGAGCTGAATGACGCACACATGCTGCAGCTGCCTCAATCATCCGGAACATCTCATGTCGTACGTAGTTATTTTCAAGCCTTGGGTCTACCAACCCTTCAAAGTCTTCACTATCAAGCGCTTGATTAAGCAACGGCCGAGCCtgaaaaataaatatacatTTTAGAAAGCTAAATTTAACATCTTCCCAGGGATTCCATCATATTTTGTTGCTGGTGGGGATTAATGCACCATTTCAGCTTCTAGGAAGATTGGAGAGGAGGGACATGTTTGGATGAGATAGTGACTAcagaggaaggggaaaaaaacatgATCGGTAGATttggtactctctctctctctctctggaatTGGAGGTGAAGTTTTGAAACTAGGTAAGCAAGTGTGACGGTTAGGACGGTTAGGAGGTAAGTGAAGCAAATGTGTATTGAACTGAACCCAGCTCGTATCAATAACCCATACAAACATGCTGTCATCCTTGGCTATCATTTTCTAGCAAAGGTAATTAAAAGTATGCTTGGCGCCAGTTAGAAACTAACTCAACATGAAAAACTTCCTCCTTCAAGGTTGTTAAACCAGCACACATTCTCACCCTCACCAACACTAAACATCAAGAAGTTCAATATTATGTTATAACGTTACATAGGATAAAATTGTCCTATTCTTAGAGCAGACATAAGTACATAGATTCATTATGGTTGTTATGTTTTTATAGAAATAATATGTCCAACAGTATTAATCCTATCAAACGTGGACTGTACCATCAGTAAGACTGATGCTTGAACCATTCTAAATTTAACATAGGGTAattatccatgtaacaatggaaggtgatgtttcctaaaatcacaagataaatctGAGCCATCcatttttatggttttttaatCTAAACCCCAATTTTACCAAATGAAATTAATCTCTAAGTAGAAATAACTGTATCACTATGCACACATATGGAACTTACCCACTCAACCAAACTCTCATCTCCTAAGGGCTGAGATGCATCCACAGACTTGCGACCTGTAATTAGCTCTAAAAGCATGACCCCAAAAGAGTAAACATCCGACTTTTCAGTCAACTTGCCACTTGATGCATACTCTGGAGCCATGTATCTGGAAATCCAACCAACATCATTCATCAGATGAATATAAACAATTGTAATACATGCATATATACGGACATTGTGGTTCATCAGATACAGCTTGACCAAATGGCCATATCATTTCATTCACATAGAGGGCTGACATGTCCATATCCACCATAAGATAGACAAGGTACCCACTTGGATtcaccacatgtcaaattttatggTCCATCTCAACCAAAATGGTTTCCCCGTGCAAGCGTTTTCAAATTCTAACTTTTCAACCATTTTTCAAAGCACTATTATGACACATGGTGAAATATGCTAATTCTGAAACTCACAACATACATAGATAGGGATGACAATTACAACACAATAAAGTTTGAGTACCAGCTTTGCTAGCACCCTAAAAAATGATGACATGTTGTCCACACCCTCTATACTTGGCTGGTAAATTTCAGCCAACACATATTTCGCCACATGGCAGAATAAAGCTTCAAAAAATGGTTTAGAATTCAGTATTTTGAAAATAGATCAACAGATGAAAATAGAAGGGAACAACTGCAATGCATTGTAGCCGGGAAGAAAAATGGGCCACAAATTTTGACTAGAATCAACCAATCCAGATGATACCAGAcctatccaatggtcaaaatagcCACACCAGCCCTTCAAGTGCCTCAAATCAAATGGCCAACCGGATGAGCAAATATAGATTTTGCTAATCTTTCATACTACAATCAGATCCAAACATAAATGATTGCCTACCCAAAGGTTCCCATGACGCGTGTTGTTACATGTGTGTTTGCATCAAGAGCTAACTTCGCAAGCCCAAAATCTGAAACCTatcataaaaggaaagaaaggataaGAGGAGGTGAATTATAAGAAGCATTAGCAACTAGCAAAGAGGAAGTTCAAGAAAACATCACTTCAAAATAACTAGGCATACTTGAGCTTCAAAGTTGTTGTCCAAAAGAATGTTTGAAGACTTAATATCCCTATGAATAATCCGAGGATGGCCTGAAAAAAGATTTAAAAGGACAAAACCAAAATGTCCTTTCAGATGCAAGTGTGAAGAATAAATGTTACTAAAAATGCATAACAATGACTTTAAGAAATTAATATGTTGGAAATATCTGCTGTAAAGAGGTAGATGGTAGTATCTACTTTATGGTGAAAGTTTTCCTGGACTGTGTACGGTCCATTATGGAATTCATAGATTGCAGACCTAGCTATGCCATGTGGAAGGGTGATTTGGAAATTCTACATAATGGCCTGGACTGGCCAGccaaatgtcaaatttcagactcaaCCCTTCCATGTATTGGGATGCATCCTCTTTGTATTCGAAGTATTGGTGTTCACCGTCTTAGTGGTCCTGGATTATTTATTTGTCTCTTGGCCCACTCcctttgggctgaaacttgacatgtgtaTGATGGACCTTGGGTATACCAGTAACAAAATTTCAGTCCCATCCAACCTGCGACATGGCACAACTAGGTGTATAACCTGTAGATTCCACAGTGACTGGGCTGTCCACAAAACTGCTCCTTATTTTACACAATACTTGTTTACATGTACAATACTTTTATAATCCTAAAAAAACAGGTTTTTAGGTTGAGAAAGAAAGCATAGCAGCACAGGAAACAAGGGCAAAGATTAGGGCCAGACCAGAGATTATGGTTTCTCAGTATAACCAGCAACAAACATAATGCAACATATTTTAAGTATAAACTGTTAATTAAGATTTAATCTAGGAGCATAGGAGTCTAGGACATGAAAGCATCATTCttcaaaggaaacaaaatgaaacaagaaatgttatttaatcaaataaattataaaaaagaatgatagaAAACAAGTACTAGAGACCTAAACTTGTTATGACTCTTCTACTGCTTTGATTCAAACTTCAGATACAATGAATCCCATAACTGATTGAAACTAATCAGAGTTTTCCAGCAACTCTCCCAACAACATTGGATTCACAAAATCTTGGGTTATTATATAGGTAACAAGCAAATCTGAACTCCAGTCAGTTATGGGAATAAGGCATAGaattgtaaaaataaaatcaaggcaACTAAAAGCTGAAATATGATTAAAATAGAAACATTAAACTAAAAGAGAATGTTCATGAATACCACACAAATTACGATTTTTGCAAATATTATTTTATGAGCCAGAATAGGAcaaattaattcaaataaaCACCAACCAGTAAACTCTTCTAATAATCTGGACAACCCCACCCGAACCTTCAATTGTGTGGCCTAGTGGACCATTTTTAGCATCATATGGTCCCACCTTTGGTATAATCACAAATGACCAGGTCATAATTGACAAATCTAGGCCTCCTGGGTTGTTTCTGAATCTAGAAACATATAGCAAAAAGATATGCCCATGCATCAGGATATCcatgctgaatctatttgatgtGGGGTCCATAAACTTCTAGGGCAAAGTGCAATGAAAGGTTTAAGAGAAAAAACAATTAAATGCAAACAAATGAAAGGTTATTTACAGTCTTCATGGAGATACGCTATTCCACGAGCTGCACCTGCAGCAACCTTGACCCTGGTTGCCCAGTCCATTACTGGCATTCCTTTCCCTACaaattcaaataaaagagaacatCAGCTATCTAATGGTAACAGAACAAGAATTTGTAAGCTACTAAGAGGTTTATCTTACCATGAAGATGGTAGTAAAGGGTGTTGTTTGGGACATAATCGTAAACAAGCAACCTCTGATTCTCAGCTATGCAGTATCCTACCAGCGAAACCAAATGCCGATGGTGCACACGGCTAATAATCTCAACTTCAGCTCTAAACTCACGCTCTCCCTGTGCACCACCCACCTTCAGCTGTTTTACAGCCACCTCTCTTCCATCTGGTAGGCATCCTTTATACACACAACCAAATCCACCTTCACCCAACAGATTCTGTGGCGAGAACCCATTTGTGAGCTCTTGTAGTTCTTCATATGTAAAACATGACTTTGAATTCCCTAACCCATTTGACTCTGATGGCGAATACATAAATTCACTTCCAGAGCCACTTTTCACAAGAGAAACTAGAGAATGGGGCTTGATAAAGGATGAATCTGAAGAGGAAATGCAACTCTTGTCAACTCCATTTAAATGACTTCAAATTCATACAGATTTTTTCAGATGTAGTTGGCAAACTTAATCAAGTACATGGAACAATATATATCATCAAAATTTGACACTAGACCACCTTAATTTTTGGGTGGGTAATTTAGTACTATTGTTAATGTCTAGGCCAAAAAAATATCTATATTGTATCGTCTGACATGCATTCGAGGTGCATAATGTTGGGGAATTGGATGATTTATGTCCTTGGAGGAGCAATTCATACTACATTACCACCATTTCAAACTCGCAGTTGAGAAAGGTCTCCAAGTTCATGGAACTGTTCAATTACTCCTACGAGAAAAGTCCAATAACATAACCAAAATAATGAACTCCAAATTTGAAGtttcaaatatttaaaaattgatAAGATCATGTCAAAAATGGACAATTTAATTTAAGGATCAGATTACCTGACCGCTGAGAAGAGCCATACGGTGAAGGCATAAATAAGCCACCACTGAATACAGTTGCCTTTCTCTTTCGTTTCTTCACAAACCATGCAGCAACCGCAATAAGACCAAGCATTGCAAAGCTTACTACAATAGCAATTCCCACCACCGGACCAGTGTTTCCCCCTCCACTGGAATTGGCAATTGCCGTTGTGTTTGTACTAGGACTATTCTGCACATGTGGTGGATTGTACGGTGAGGGTGGTGGAAAATTTATTGGAGATTTACCATTGTATGGGGGTGGCACCATAACTGGTGGACTTACACCAGCTGCTGACAAATtacgaggaggaggaggagtggCAGGAGGCGGTGGTGGCGCTGTTTGTTGTCCAGAGGAAGGAGGTGGTGATGAGCTTGGAGGAGGAGAAGCAAGATTGGGTGGGGGAGGAGAATTGTTAGGTGGGGGAGGAGAATTGTTACGCGGGGGAGGAGAATTGTTAGGCGGGGGAGGTGGAAAGACAACAGCAGGCGCAGGCGGAGGCGGTGAAGGTGAAATTGCTTGAAGTGGAGGTGGCGAGGCCACAGGTGGCACAGTGGAatctggaggaggaggaggaggagaaccagtcgatggtggcggtggcgaTAATACCGGAGGCGGTGGCGAAGCCGCCAAAGCTGGCGGAGGGGTAATAGTAGGAGATGGTGGCGGTGGAGAGGATTGAGGAGGTGGGGAAGTCGGAGGAGTAGCAGGGACAGGAGGAGAGAGTTGAGGAGGTGGAGGTGAAAATGGTGGTGGACTAGTGGTCAACGCCGATGATGGTGGACTTGCAGTAGAAGAAGCATCTGATGGAGGAGTAGCAGTGGAATTAGGAGAATTTGAAGAAGGGGATGCCATCTTCGTCAAATTTCTCTGCAACCCCTAACAAAACTATCCAAATCTAACACTCATTCACCACTATATCTCCAAATTTTCCGTTTTCGAGTAAAACCTTCCATGTATCCggaacccccccaaaaaaaaacacacaaaattagAACTTTATTCAGAAATGATTCTCCCACACCTTGTATCAGCAGTAGAACCCCAATCTACAAGAACATCAACCAAAACTTGACAGAAAATCCTACCCTACTTCAAACATGGCAGCCAAATATTCCAAAGCAAATTGACAAAACCCTTCTTGATCAAAACCCAGATCAAAAAAATTTCGAGCAAAATCACTGCCACCAGAGAATTCTGATTTCACCAAATTCCAAATCTTTACATAAACTCAGTGTCTCTTAAAATGCAGTGTGGCCAGTTCATCAAaactggaagaagaaaaaagtgggggaaaataaaaataaaaatcccaaatactATAAATGCCGGAGTCCCACCAACTTCTTCGGTGGTTGAAGTCAGAACAGAACAGAAGTTTTGGACCTCCTCAAAGCCTTCTCAACAGGTTGGAATTGGTTTCCGTAGAAGCTTCTTCTCCATCTGAACAAACAAAAGgaactccaacaaaaaaaaaaatagagaggtTCTCTGTCACCTCAAAACTAATTATTCAAACAAACGTGAGAACGACTTCATTATAAATTTTCCTGCATGTTCCAGCAACACAGAATCAGAATTCATAAAAAGGGCAAAAGAGTacaagaattttaaaaaaattgttacATCATAATTACATGGAAATAGAAAACGTAGACGTTTTGCTACGCGTTGTTTAACGGTaaatcaataataataaaaaaatcacaaaaattaAAAGTCTTCTAATAAATGAAACAAGGGATATTTTTGtttgataaaaaaacaaatttttgagTAATGATAAAGTTATCTTCGTTAAATGTGTTTGTGACTTTGAGTTAGGAAGAGAGTTGGGTACGCCGCTTGCGTGTTGCACGCTGGTACCTGGCACCAATTGGAAGGCAGGACATGGAAGGGTATGGGGGTCATTTCAATGGGGGTTTTGCTTCTTCTGTGCCATATAGGATTACACaaattaattttataattttagcaCGCATAGGTCTTAACCAGtaatctctttctctcaaaGTAGTTTCTATTATTTATACATGGAAAGGGTCATAATGACCGCAGTCTTAACTCTACTTTCACTAAGTGAGGCTGTTTTTAAACTCCAACccgtgatcacttggtcacaatggagcaaccttaatcATTACATCGACTCACCGAGACCCGTCTTAAAAAAAGAGGTGTAGTTTCCGTACATAATTGATCCAATCTAGATCGACCAAAATTGGGATGGTACTCGACTTCAGATTTTTAAACTTTGATTACACATTTGGTCGTTTTTGGTTGGAGACACTAGCTTTCTTATGTTTCTGTTTGATTGTAAAGGAAATTAAAAGGACAGACAagagaaattttcaaatctaagaaaaaaaaatttataatcattatccaatataattatattattgTTGTCTAATTATTCTGGTTTTGATTGGTTGCAAAGGAATTAAGAAAAAGAACGTAAAAtttttatattataaaaaaaaacttttgtaattattacccGCATTAGaatacaataaataaaaaaatcaataaattagaagaaatttttttttttggtgataaaTGACAAATTGGATGATTGACGTAAAGGATGAAGTGGAAAGGGTTGATCTTATaataataaattagaaatagtaatgtggaaaaaaaatattgatagaATGGGGCAAGATACAAGCTGGTCCTTTTAATTAGTTTTAGTCACATCTGGAGTTAATATAAAACATAGAAACTTGTTGCGTGATCTCTCGTTTGTAAAGGCTTACAAAAATCCTTTCTTTTTATAGCAGCCTTAATAGTACACCTATCACATGATAAATCAAGAGGCACCCAAATTTTGTAGAATGTTAAGGCTTAGGCTGTATTTGATATGCATTTTAGGTCAATATTGTGGAAAATTATTCCTTATAAGTCTCTATGCGGTTCATTTCCtacaattcctctaataggggtggTGGATCCTACCCCGGgtaaggggtagggtggtcatttttaccCTTTATGAGAGGAATTGCAAGAAATGGAAGGATAGGTAATTATGGGGGATAACGATTCAGATTCacattctcaaatgataaaattaGTTGTTTATATCgtctgagaatgtgaaatcaacaTCGAATGCATACCAAAGACAACTTTAGAGTTCTCACACATGTCTTTTTTATACAACTTTGTAATATATggtaaaataatatttaaaaaatctatctattaaaaaaattaaatatttaaataattattcaaaatACAAGAGAATATACCAATACCTTGTGGGAAAggatattttttaattttgggaaaaagaacattaccTTGTTGTGTGGCTCCTGCCCAGACTCAGGAGCTCCTGAAAGTATCGTCCACTGATTGTAATTGGTTGTAATCTTCTCACCCGTTGATTCTCCGATTTTCTATAGTCTATATCACTCTGTAATCTTGTAGACCAATACTATTGTAGCCTATATAGTATAATACCATAATCCTATACTAATAATATCATTCTTATctattgacaaaaaaaaaactaatattttcCATGCAGCAAGCCATGAGGGAGTAAATTTCCTTGATCAAATGACAAGTTGTGACTCGCATGGAAATTGGCCATATGGAACCCATTAAAAATtcgatctgatttttttttttgagaaaagtgGTTAAAAACAATTCAAATTGAACACCGATCTCTACCTACCTgattttaagatttttaaaCCTTAACATGGTAAATTAGTCATGAATGGCTCATATGACAACCACTTTAATATTGAATAAATTCCATAGGAAACGGTCAATATGACTTATAAATTATTACAATTTAAAAGtagataaaataaaaaccctGACTGACCATGTGATGCACACAATTTCACCTATGCCTATGATCTTTTTTGGTTGTAAAGATTTTATTATTTgaaaggaaaaagttttcctccactaaTAGAGGATGATTCACCCACTATGCTAAAGTTAAGTGGTTAACTACCGTTATAGGATTTTAATATAAGTCCAGAATACCCTCCCCCACTCATTTGAAGCCCACAGTGAATGGATTTCCGATTCTCATTCACCATTGTTGAAGGAAATtcgatcctttttttttgttttggttattCTACAAAAGTGTTCTAACATAACCCTTTTCAATACTTTTCTTATTTGCTAACACATTTCTAAGATCTTGTTCGTAAAATAAGTCCTAGTGTGGCCCATTTGGATCCCATGCCAGTGGGTTCCCTTTCTGGTACCATAATGGGTCTCGTGTTTAAAAAGCATGTTTGAAGACAATTGTTTCCTTAGTTGGTTGGTGTCTTGTCAATAAGCTGCAAGTTttaagaggataaaaagacGCCATTGCCTATGTTTTACGGTTGAATTCTTAAATGTGGTGTATTAGACAGTGCACCGCACTTATAAGGATGAAAATCTTACTAAGGAAGGGAAAAGAAGaccaatttctctctctctctctttctctctcttcatacAACACATGCCAACCCAAATTTAACTAAGCAGAGAAGAGTAAgtt
This window encodes:
- the LOC122651445 gene encoding proline-rich receptor-like protein kinase PERK8 encodes the protein MLGLIAVAAWFVKKRKRKATVFSGGLFMPSPYGSSQRSDSSFIKPHSLVSLVKSGSGSEFMYSPSESNGLGNSKSCFTYEELQELTNGFSPQNLLGEGGFGCVYKGCLPDGREVAVKQLKVGGAQGEREFRAEVEIISRVHHRHLVSLVGYCIAENQRLLVYDYVPNNTLYYHLHGKGMPVMDWATRVKVAAGAARGIAYLHEDCHPRIIHRDIKSSNILLDNNFEAQVSDFGLAKLALDANTHVTTRVMGTFGYMAPEYASSGKLTEKSDVYSFGVMLLELITGRKSVDASQPLGDESLVEWARPLLNQALDSEDFEGLVDPRLENNYVRHEMFRMIEAAAACVRHSAPKRPRMGQVVRAFDCTGETTDLTNGLRPGESKLYSAPQSAQIRMFQRMAFGSQDYSSGFFSENSWRSQEYGNSQEYERSREYGP